From Erigeron canadensis isolate Cc75 chromosome 8, C_canadensis_v1, whole genome shotgun sequence, one genomic window encodes:
- the LOC122609799 gene encoding uncharacterized protein LOC122609799, translating to MPGNGVGDRVHNFFAQDNLSQSSRSQVADGNWPINDNLWGGNQKQFGVSDSSPRNYSPQQSQQSDTERGHGGQRVPDPHIFNITQTNARPEFARNVSQSHHEQPSSNGYMYGRQNFQARPDEANFMGVDTEYGRSNMNQRGLPFYESQQEAVSEQPPKNPFRSETSEAHGSFDLFGGQHQANSQHPGFLQPLQPQQSGFGDIQQLQQQLMLRKMQELQRQQELQRQQELQRQQEVQRQQEVQRQQEVQRQHEVQRQHGLQRQQGIQRQQELQRQQELQRQHELQRQQELQRQEDIRQQSSSNHASPFARQQASGSQAHMLVNGNPNSDSSGYGWAEPASGNSNWLHRASSAMPPDQGQPQRSMGFAQQHAEPSLYGVPVSSSRGPLNHHPHSNSFPGSNFAAIPGKGLFGSTFGQGSNTRMEVDHIQQLNAPSSTSVQDSTAEMLEDKSATDAASLDPDEEKILFGSDDNIWEAFGNSKNMSGGVSSLLDDNEFASGLPSLQSGSWSALMQSAVAETSSNDVQEEWPDLNFQNSELPPAKQSSPYEDSGKHQAASHDISLPNRNANVNNKHHSILGFQDHSKNNPYAQMNQPSPGGSNWLNRGTFQKADSKENRVYTNSVPGQRTSQSSGTSQPINKQNHWITNESIPSSVSTGFNMNENDNSLQQSQNNDWKRATLSNTAVASNLSNSQGGNHSNQFLPNNHHLNLWKHVDSSVKSKGSENSEISRSRLSRGPQVSESSFNSSDKEDLKTHEMESSSRRENSNDSYRSSSSHLPSTVGPREKSASDAGDPRTKQIISNQASRMTSGPRKFQYHPMGNLDEDVGMPFGTRQDAITKAMSLQQSQGLGGQDQGNFGHARSSGQVHVAKLEEVPKVSDEMHFKGMIPGHVSNIFASHDRSGGLSTADKASQPSQNMLELLHKVDQSRDHGTPRHMTSMEPNLSSDVPEPENSDGSFGGNQRSQSSNSQGIGLQLGPPSQLLPMAMQAVKPNLQSQAQAPTNSRGKGHAEQSPLPPLQDASHGELNSSRMIISGLNESQPAGHKMMTNFSAALGSEFANSKGQLHNHITVGNESFNGHIPQIRQTDGTHGRSLSSGLHVNAASSEKVQFSQSSTGEKLSNSQPGAVSSVPQQGGFSKMLPNAWSNLQSHQMFPASQARKSQLNIVESTSLGQQNIEEQEADKRGNSMSKHGAMQGITFTREQSIENADRGQMMNGLAAGTDSINMPSADPSALNSTAAQKDLEAFGRSLKPNNFKQQFSLLDQMKAVQNTDNDPNSRVLKRLKDSDNILGGQVPVPPGGSLIPRFAGPSDSVDRNVASLSANIPSKDVSVSDQNGSQSGTPSKIMTSAKIEHSHMSPEMSSAWFEKYGASRSGQMVSQRFDNARTAEQSFNMGKVLGSVDRNMTSLRTNLVSKDVPGSEQNGSQSVIPGNIMTSGKIERSHINSQMAPPWLEKPGTSKSGQMVSQGTDAARTIGQTFNVGKVLGSLEAHDSKELANAAADTNQGGVIFKTLVTPSVVAEQFPTPLLHLNAGAQNLVTLRPKKRKRSTNHSWIKEVSGGSKNLQDICTASLEWTRATNRLMEKVEVDGEVIEDIPRPKRRIILATQLMQQLLPPPESSVLSEDVTSSYERVAFYATRLALGDACNLVSSHNGSNLLSDEGGESERMVEHHCTKVVEDCMSKTTKLETDFSRLDKRASILDLRVECQDLEKFSIINRFAKFHGRGQADAEASSSDAASNIPKPPPQRYVIAVQLPKNLPERVQCLSL from the exons ATGCCTGGCAACGGAGTTGGGGACAGGGTTCACAATTTCTTCGCACAAGACAACCTGTCCCAGAGTTCACGATCTCAGGTTGCCGATGGGAATTGGCCCATAAATGACAATTTGTGGGGCGGTAATCAGAAACAGTTTGGCGTGTCAGATTCCAGTCCAAGAAACTACAGTCCACAACAGTCACAACAGTCAG ACACTGAGAGAGGACATGGGGGTCAACGCGTTCCAGACccacatattttcaacattacacAAACAAATGCAAGGCCTGAGTTTGCTAGAAATGTCTCCCAGTCTCATCATGAACAGCCAAGTTCGAATGGCTACATGTATGGACGCCAAAATTTTCAAGCAAGACCTGACGAAGCAAATTTTATGGGTGTGGATACAGAATATGGTCGAAGTAATATGAACCAAAGGGGGCTTCCTTTTTATGAATCTCAGCAAGAAGCCGTTTCTGAACAACCTCCAAAAAATCCATTTAGATCAGAGACGTCGGAAGCTCATGGTAGTTTTGACCTTTTCGGTGGTCAACATCAGGCAAATAGTCAGCATCCAGGTTTTCTGCAACCGTTACAACCACAGCAGTCAGGATTTGGTGACATACAGCAACTACAACAGCAACTGATGCTCAGGAAGATGCAAGAGCTTCAAAGGCAACAGGAGCTTCAAAGGCAACAGGAGCTTCAAAGGCAACAAGAAGTTCAAAGGCAACAAGAAGTTCAAAGGCAACAAGAGGTACAAAGGCAGCATGAGGTTCAAAGGCAACACGGTCTTCAAAGGCAACAAGGGATTCAAAGGCAACAAGAGCTTCAAAGGCAACAAGAACTTCAAAGGCAACATGAACTTCAAAGACAACAAGAGCTTCAAAGGCAAGAGGACATTCGACAACAAAGTTCATCTAATCATGCTTCTCCTTTTGCTAGACAACAGGCATCTGGAAGCCAGGCACACATGCTTGTTAATGGCAATCCAAATTCTGATTCTTCTGGTTATGGTTGGGCTGAGCCTGCATCAGGTAACTCAAATTGGTTGCACCGTGCTTCTTCAGCCATGCCACCTGATCAGGGTCAACCACAGCGGTCCATGGGTTTTGCCCAGCAGCATGCGGAACCATCTCTATACGGGGTTCCTGTGTCTTCCTCAAGAGGGCCTCTAAACCATCATCCTCACAGCAATTCGTTTCCTGGGAGTAATTTTGCTGCAATTCCAGGTAAAGGTTTATTTGGCAGCACTTTTGGTCAAGGGTCAAACACCAGGATGGAGGTAGACCACATTCAGCAACTAAATGCGCCATCAAGTACATCTGTGCAGGATTCTACTGCAGAGATGTTAGAGGATAAATCAGCAACAGATGCAGCTTCTTTAGATCCTGATGAAGAAAAAATTTTGTTTGGTTCAGATGATAACATCTGGGAAGCCTTTGGCAATAGCAAAAACATGAGTGGAGGTGTGTCAAGTTTGCTGGATGATAACGAGTTCGCTAGTGGTTTGCCTTCTCTTCAGAGTGGTAGTTGGAGTGCTCTGATGCAATCCGCGGTGGCAGAAACTTCTAGCAATGATGTACAAGAAGAATGGCCCGACTTGAATTTTCAGAATTCTGAATTGCCACCTGCGAAACAGTCTTCTCCATATGAAGACAGTGGGAAACATCAAGCAGCTTCGCATGATATTAGCCTGCCTAATAGGAATGCTAATGTTAATAATAAGCATCATAGTATCTTGGGCTTTCAGGATCATAGTAAAAATAATCCATATGCGCAAATGAACCAACCTTCTCCTGGAGGAAGCAATTGGTTAAACCGTGGAACTTTTCAAAAGGCAGATTCTAAAGAAAACAGAGTATATACAAATTCTGTACCAGGCCAGCGGACTTCTCAGAGTTCTGGAACAAGCCAaccaataaataaacaaaatcattgGATTACCAACGAGTCTATTCCATCTTCCGTAAGCACTGGATTTAATATGAATGAGAATGACAATTCATTACAGCAATCGCAGAATAATGATTGGAAGAGAGCAACACTGAGTAACACTGCTGTTGCGTCGAACTTAAGCAACTCGCAGGGTGGCAATCATTCGAACCAGTTCTTGCCAAACAACCATCATCTTAATCTGTGGAAACATGTTGATTCCTCGGTGAAATCTAAAGGGAGTGAGAACTCAGAGATATCAAGGAGTCGTCTGAGTAGGGGTCCGCAGGTATCTGAATCATCATTTAATAGTTCAGATAAGGAGGATCTAAAGACGCACGAGATGGAGAGCAGCAGTAGAAGGGAGAACTCTAATGACAGCTACAGGTCCAGCTCATCTCACCTTCCTAGTACTGTTGGCCCCAGAGAAAAATCAGCATCAGATGCTGGTGACCCAAgaacaaaacaaataatatcTAATCAGGCAAGTAGGATGACGTCAGGTCCACGGAAGTTTCAGTATCATCCTATGGGAAACCTTGATGAGGATGTTGGAATGCCCTTTGGAACTAGACAAGATGCCATTACAAAGGCCATGTCTCTGCAGCAGTCTCAAGGATTAGGAGGTCAGGATCAAGGAAATTTTGGACATGCCAGAAGTAGTGGCCAG GTGCATGTAGCGAAGCTTGAAGAAGTTCCCAAAGTATCTGATGAAATGCATTTCAAGGGCATGATTCCGGGTCATGTGTCAAATATTTTTGCTTCCCATGACAGATCTGGAGGTTTATCCACGGCTGACAAAGCTTCTCAACCTAG CCAAAATATGTTGGAGCTTCTTCACAAGGTGGATCAATCAAGGGACCATGGAACGCCAAGGCATATGACCTCCATGGAACCGAATTTGTCGTCAGATGTGCCTGAACCAGAAAACTCTGATGGATCTTTTGGTGGCAATCAGAGAAGTCAGTCATCCAACTCTCAGGGGATTGGTTTACAGCTGGGACCACCTTCACAACTATTACCGATGGCTATGCAGGCGGTTAAACCTAATCTTCAGAGTCAGGCTCAAGCCCCTACTAATTCTAGAGGCAAGGGTCATGCAGAGCAGTCTCCTCTTCCTCCTCTCCAGGATGCGTCACATGGAGAATTAAATAGCAGCCGAATGATTATTTCAGGTCTAAATGAAAGTCAACCTGCAGGACATAAGATGATGACCAACTTTTCTGCAGCTTTAGGTTCCGAATTTGCTAATTCAAAAGGTCAGCTTCATAACCATATAACGGTTGGCAATGAATCTTTCAATGGGCATATTCCCCAAATTAGGCAAACAGATGGCACCCATGGAAGATCACTTAGCTCTGGGCTTCATGTTAATGCTGCATCAAGCGAAAAAGTACAGTTTTCACAATCTTCAACAGGGGAGAAGTTATCTAACTCTCAGCCTGGTGCTGTTTCTAGTGTGCCTCAACAAGGTGGATTCTCAAAAATGTTGCCCAATGCATGGTCAAATCTCCAAAGTCACCAAATGTTTCCAGCATCTCAAGCTCGTAAAAGTCAATTAAATATTGTGGAATCAACTTCTTTAGGCCAGCAGAATATAGAGGAACAAGAAGCAGATAAGAGAGGAAATAGTATGTCTAAGCATGGTGCAATGCAGGGGATTACTTTTACTAGGGAGCAGTCAATTGAAAATGCTGACCGAGGTCAAATGATGAATGGACTGGCAGCTGGAACTGATTCCATTAATATGCCTTCTGCTGATCCTTCAGCTCTTAACTCTACTGCAGCTCAAAAAGATCTTGAAGCGTTTGGTCGTTCTTTAAAGCCGAATAATTTTAAGCAACAATTTTCGTTGCTGGATCAAATGAAGGCTGTGCAGAATACCGACAATGACCCAAATAGTAGGGTATTGAAGAGATTGAAAGATTCAGATAATATATTGGGTGGTCAAGTACCTGTCCCGCCTGGAGGTTCTTTAATACCAAGATTTGCGGGACCATCAGATAGCGTTGACCGGAATGTGGCTTCTTTATCTGCTAATATACCTTCAAAAGATGTGTCTGTATCTGATCAAAATGGATCTCAAAGTGGCACACCTAGTAAAATCATGACTTCTGCTAAAATTGAGCACTCGCACATGAGTCCTGAAATGTCTTCAGCTTGGTTTGAAAAATATGGAGCATCTAGAAGTGGTCAGATGGTGTCGCAAAGATTTGACAATGCCAGGACAGCTGAGCAGTCATTTAATATGGGGAAAGTTTTGGGTAGTGTTGACCGGAATATGACTTCTCTACGTACTAATCTAGTTTCTAAAGATGTACCTGGATCTGAACAAAATGGATCTCAAAGTGTCATTCCTGGTAACATCATGACTTCTGGTAAAATTGAACGCTCGCACATAAATTCCCAAATGGCTCCACCCTGGTTAGAAAAACCTGGAACATCTAAAAGTGGTCAGATGGTGTCACAAGGAACCGATGCTGCAAGGACTATTGGACAGACATTTAACGTGGGGAAAGTTTTGGGTAGTTTAGAGGCACATGATTCAAAGGAGCTAGCAAATGCTGCAGCTGATACCAATCAAGGGGGTGTTATCTTCAAAACTCTAGTAACACCATCTGTGGTGGCTGAGCAATTTCCCACTCCCCTGCTGCACTTGAATGCTGGCGCTCAAAATTTGGTTACCCTGAGGCCAAAAAAACGAAAGCGCTCAACAAATCATTCTTGGATCAAGGAAGTATCGGGGGGTAGTAAAAATCTTCAAGACATTTG CACTGCTTCATTGGAGTGGACCAGAGCAACCAATCGATTGATGGAAAAG GTTGAAGTTGATGGGGAAGTTATTGAAGATATACCGAGACCAAAGAGGCGCATTATTTTAGCTACACAGTTAATGCAGCAACTACTTCCCCCTCCAGAAAGCAGTGTTCTCTCAGAAGATGTCACTTCAAGCTATGAGAGAGTGGCATTTTACGCTACTCGATTGGCACTTGGAGATGCATGCAATCTTGTATCCTCTCATAACGGATCAAATCT CCTCTCTGATGAAGGTGGAGAATCTGAGAGAATGGTTGAGCATCATTGTACAAAAGTTGTGGAAGACTGCATGAGTAAAACAACTAAGCTGGAAACTGATTTTTCAAG GCTGGATAAGAGGGCATCGATATTGGATCTAAGAGTGGAGTGTCAAGATCTAGAGaagttttctataattaatcGTTTTGCTAAGTTCCATGGAAGGGGGCAAGCAGATGCTGAAGCTTCATCATCTGATGCAGCTTCAAATATACCAAAACCTCCCCCCCAGAGATATGTTATTGCAGTCCAGTTACCCAAGAATCTTCCAGAGAGGGTACAATGCCTGTCATTATGA
- the LOC122579595 gene encoding uncharacterized protein LOC122579595 isoform X2 → MEPKLSSLSLSETTHNTFNTSTPPPSSSYSTSSSSSVNRLWRPAAQRNMKNQWSRFNSLRQQWLSSSSTARSHATSLVNAFLSQRYMKDMELGVLSDMPNIQKKACWKLLKQQVATVVSMVNTSTSLRCFLKGGTNSPFIQFSSNFEDINDNGDGGGVPVFTFWSISSFEKIASELVQMFKLELNLKRLLVVEFLSLTAKEDLITKKPSWSDEIYEGEHDDLSRCNLDCREFGLTDLASPNLDGCKSRILMQPTGQPDSDVVQIYLTAWLTDVNMDKQRVDDIFSEVGEEMHVNFVS, encoded by the exons atggaacCCAAACTATCTTCACTTTCTCTATCAGAAACAACCCACAATACCTTTAACACATCAACCCCACCACCGTCTTCCTCTTattctacttcttcttcttcttcagtaaACCGGCTATGGCGACCTGCAGCTCAAAGAAACATGAAAAACCAATGGTCACGGTTCAATTCACTCAGACAACAGTGGCTGTCTTCATCTTCAACCGCGAGATCACATGCTACCTCACTCGTTAACGCTTTTCTTTCTCAGAG GTACATGAAAGATATGGAGTTGGGTGTTTTAAGTGATATGCCTAACATCCAAAAGAAAGCTTGTTGGAAGTTACTGAAGCAACAG GTGGCTACAGTAGTTAGCATGGTCAACACAAGTACATCTCTGAGATGTTTCCTTAAGGGGGGAACCAATAGTCCGTTTATACAGTTTTCTAGCAATTTTGAGGACATCAATGACAATGGTGATGGTGGAGGGGTACCAGTGTTTACATTTTGGTCTATATCATCTTTTG AAAAAATAGCCAGTGAACTGGTTCAGATGTTCAAATTGGAACTAAATTTAAAG CGATTACTTGTGGTAGAGTTTCTCTCCCTTACAGCTAAAGAAGATTTGATCACCAAAAAGCCAAGTTGGTCCGATGAAATCTATGAAGGGGAACATGATGATTTGAGTAGGTGCAACTTGGATTGTAGAGAATTTGGATTAACTGATTTGGCTTCTCCAAACTTGGATGGTTGCAAATCGAGGATTCTTATGCAACCAACTGGCCAACCTGACTCTGATGTCGTACAG ATTTACTTAACAGCCTGGCTAACAGATGTTAACATGGATAAACAAAG GGTGGACGATATATTTTCTGAAGTGGGAGAAGAAATGCATGTTAACTTTGTTTCCTGA
- the LOC122579595 gene encoding uncharacterized protein LOC122579595 isoform X1: MEPKLSSLSLSETTHNTFNTSTPPPSSSYSTSSSSSVNRLWRPAAQRNMKNQWSRFNSLRQQWLSSSSTARSHATSLVNAFLSQRYMKDMELGVLSDMPNIQKKACWKLLKQQAIHRDNLLSSYKDMVATVVSMVNTSTSLRCFLKGGTNSPFIQFSSNFEDINDNGDGGGVPVFTFWSISSFEKIASELVQMFKLELNLKRLLVVEFLSLTAKEDLITKKPSWSDEIYEGEHDDLSRCNLDCREFGLTDLASPNLDGCKSRILMQPTGQPDSDVVQIYLTAWLTDVNMDKQRVDDIFSEVGEEMHVNFVS; this comes from the exons atggaacCCAAACTATCTTCACTTTCTCTATCAGAAACAACCCACAATACCTTTAACACATCAACCCCACCACCGTCTTCCTCTTattctacttcttcttcttcttcagtaaACCGGCTATGGCGACCTGCAGCTCAAAGAAACATGAAAAACCAATGGTCACGGTTCAATTCACTCAGACAACAGTGGCTGTCTTCATCTTCAACCGCGAGATCACATGCTACCTCACTCGTTAACGCTTTTCTTTCTCAGAG GTACATGAAAGATATGGAGTTGGGTGTTTTAAGTGATATGCCTAACATCCAAAAGAAAGCTTGTTGGAAGTTACTGAAGCAACAG GCTATTCACCGTGATAATCTCTTGTCCTCGTACAAGGACATG GTGGCTACAGTAGTTAGCATGGTCAACACAAGTACATCTCTGAGATGTTTCCTTAAGGGGGGAACCAATAGTCCGTTTATACAGTTTTCTAGCAATTTTGAGGACATCAATGACAATGGTGATGGTGGAGGGGTACCAGTGTTTACATTTTGGTCTATATCATCTTTTG AAAAAATAGCCAGTGAACTGGTTCAGATGTTCAAATTGGAACTAAATTTAAAG CGATTACTTGTGGTAGAGTTTCTCTCCCTTACAGCTAAAGAAGATTTGATCACCAAAAAGCCAAGTTGGTCCGATGAAATCTATGAAGGGGAACATGATGATTTGAGTAGGTGCAACTTGGATTGTAGAGAATTTGGATTAACTGATTTGGCTTCTCCAAACTTGGATGGTTGCAAATCGAGGATTCTTATGCAACCAACTGGCCAACCTGACTCTGATGTCGTACAG ATTTACTTAACAGCCTGGCTAACAGATGTTAACATGGATAAACAAAG GGTGGACGATATATTTTCTGAAGTGGGAGAAGAAATGCATGTTAACTTTGTTTCCTGA
- the LOC122579039 gene encoding diacylglycerol kinase 1-like, whose translation MDDYRQPEILPPAWINKNPSELAESHVFIISCFIAGIIGILTIVYTAFQWRRNISLSLMKATARRKKKDPKSRSKIPLAAHTWYLESGSRGKSLNCCVCLKSLSSSQSLAPMTGSDSFIHRCRICGAAAHLSCSSKAHRDCKCVSMIGASRVLHLWAIRWTEVVDQPEEISFCSHCEEPCSASFLGGSPIWSCLWCQRLVHVDCHSSLYSDTGDVCDLGPFRRMIVSPLHVKELSRSSSGGILSSITHGANEIASSVRASIRNQSKKSKQGNEVLVETINGNAGEPSTESTTDANLTNDTSNGTQENQKGSYNGNVKTNPEATSQRQDGVVVNKLGQKLSFKKNSLNSQRDDSYIAGMKQKYELTDLGPDARPLLVFINKKSGAQRGDSLRLRMNILLNPVQVFELSSTEGPEVGLYLFRKVPHFRILVCGGDGTVGWVLDTIERQNFVSPPPVAILPAGTGNDLARVLGWGGGLGSVEKHGGLCTMLQDIDHAAVTILDRWKISITNQKGKELRAPKFMNNYLGVGCDAKVALEIHNLREENPEKFYNQFMNKVLYAREGARTIMDRTFADYPWQVKVEVDGVDIEVPEDAEGVLVANIGSYMGGVDLWQNEDDNYDNFDPQSMHDKILEVVSISGTWHLGKLQVGLSRARRLAQGQNIKIQLLAPLPVQIDGEPWLQSPCTLTISHHGQAFMLKRSTEEPLGHAAAIVADVLAHAETNHVINSTQKRALLQEMALKLS comes from the exons ATGGATGACTACAGGCAGCCTGAGATTTTGCCTCCGGCATGGATAAATAAGAATCCATCTGAACTGGCCGAATCACATGTGTTCATCATCTCGTGTTTTATTGCTGGCATTATTGGTATTCTGACTATTGTGTATACGGCTTTCCAATGGAGAAGGAACATCAGTTTAAGTTTAATGAAAGCCACTGCAAGAAGGAAAAAGAAGGATCCAAAATCAAGAAGCAAGATCCCTCTAGCTGCGCACACTTGGTATCTTGAGTCTGGATCTCGTGGCAAAAGCTTAAATTGTTGTGTCTGCTTGAAGTCCTTGTCATCCTCTCAGTCTCTTGCGCCCATGACGGGTTCAGATAGCTTTATTCACCGTTGTAGAATATGTGGGGCAGCAGCTCACCTCAGTTGTTCTTCAAAAGCTCACAGAGATTGTAAATGTGTGTCTATGATTGGGGCTTCACGTGTCTTGCACCTGTGGGCTATTCGTTGGACAGAAGTGGTTGACCAACCTGAAGAAATTTCTTTTTGCAGTCACTGTGAGGAGCCATGTAGTGCATCTTTTCTTGGGGGATCACCAATATGGAGTTGCTTATGGTGTCAACGGCTGGTTCATGTTGACTGTCATAGTAGCCTCTACAGTGATACTGGCGATGTTTGTGATCTAGGTCCGTTTAGAAGGATGATTGTGTCACCTCTTCATGTGAAGGAACTGAGTCGTTCTTCATCAGGTGGAATCTTGAGTTCCATCACACATGGTGCTAATGAGATTGCATCTTCTGTGCGTGCGAGTATTAGAAACCAAAGTAAGAAAAGTAAGCAAGGAAATGAAGTCCTTGTGGAAACTATTAATGGTAATGCAGGGGAACCTTCTACAGAAAGCACAACAGATGCTAATTTAACAAATGATACCTCGAATGGAACTCAAGAGAACCAAAAAGGAAGCTACAATGGGAATGTTAAAACGAACCCAGAGGCCACAAGTCAACGTCAAGATGGTGTTGTAGTCAACAAGTTAGGTCAAAAGCTGAGTTTCAAGAAAAACTCATTAAATAGTCAGAGAGATGACTCCTATATAGCTGGAATGAAGCAAAAATACGAATTGACTGATTTGGGTCCAGATGCAAGGCCTCTTTTAGTCTTCATTAACAAGAAGAGTGGTGCCCAGCGAGGAGATTCACTCAGGCTACGGATGAATATCCTCTTGAACCCTGTGCAG GTTTTTGAGTTGAGCTCAACAGAGGGGCCAGAAGTTGGTCTTTATCTATTCAGAAAAGTACCTCATTTCAGAATTCTTGTATGTGGAGGAGATGGGACAGTTGGATGGGTTTTGGATACCATTGAAAGGCAAAATTTTGTTTCTCCGCCACCAGTTGCTATTCTGCCAGCTGGAACTGGAAATGACCTGGCAAGAGTTTTAGGTTGGGGAGGTGGTTTGGGATCAGTAGAGAAACATGGAGGGCTCTGCACAATGCTGCAAGATATAGATCATGCTGCTGTTACCATTCTTGATCGTTGGAAGATTTCTATAACCAATCAGAAGGGGAAGGAGCTTCGTGCTCCAAAATTCATGAATAATTATCTTG GGGTAGGATGTGATGCGAAGGTTGCTCTAGAAATTCACAATCTGAGGGAGGAGAACCCGGAGAAATTCTATAACCAG TTTATGAATAAAGTTCTTTATGCTAGAGAAGGCGCTAGGACTATTATGGATAGAACATTTGCAGATTACCCTTGGCAAGTCAAAGTGGAGGTAGATGGCGTTGACATTGAGGTTCCTGAG GATGCTGAGGGTGTTCTTGTTGCCAATATTGGCAGCTATATGGGTGGTGTCGACTTGTGGCAGAATGAAGATGACAACTATGATAATTTTGATCCTCAATCTATGCATGATAAGATACTTGAAGTTGTGAGCATATCAGGGACATGGCATCTTGGAAAGCTTCAG GTAGGGCTTTCTCGAGCTCGAAGGCTTGCACAGGGGCAGAACATCAAAATTCAGCTTCTTGCTCCATTGCCTGTACAAATAGATGGTGAACCATGGCTGCAGTCACCTTGCACATTGACCATTTCACATCATGGCCag GCTTTCATGTTGAAAAGGTCCACTGAGGAACCTCTTGGTCATGCGGCAGCTATAGTGGCAGATGTGCTAGCACATGCTGAAACAAATCATGTGATAAATTCTACTCAGAAACGAGCTCTTCTTCAGGAAATGGCACTCAAGCTATCTTAG